A window of Roseiflexus castenholzii DSM 13941 genomic DNA:
ACCCCTGACGCGCATAATAAATCTTCCACCCATCGCCGCGATTGCCGACCCAAAAGACGTGCGCGTGACCCTGCGGATCGACGTTGATCGACACCGTCCCGTATGCTCCTGCGCGATCCAGTTGGGACACCGGAAAGTCGCCCGAATCATTCTCGCGCGCAAAGTAAATCCGGTCTTCAACGGCGCGCCATGCGACCCAGATGCGGTTGTCGGGACCGAACGCAATGGTTGGATCGGCGAGGTAGAACTGATTATCCAGGACGCGACGCTCGGTGAAGCCCGATCCGTTCCAGACGCCGACATAGATATCCCCGTCAGAAACCGCATAGGCGACCGCCATGCGACTTCCGTCCGGCGAAACCGCCACCGCCGGATGCCCAAACGACTCACGTCCGGAGACGAGGTTGGTCGCCGACCAGCCCCCGCCGCCGGTCATGTCGGTCGTCGTGCGATAGCGATAGCGCCCGTCCTGATTCCAGACCACCCACAGGCGACTGTTCGACGCCGCCACATGCGGGTAGACGCGAAAGCCGCCGCCGCGCAGAACGACCTTGCGATCACTCGGATTCCACTCGGTTCCGTTGCTTGAGCTCCAGAGGTAGATGGTTTGGTCTCCGGTATTGTTCCCGACGACATAGACTCGACCGTTCGGTGCAATCGTAACATCCGACGAGGCATAGTTCGGCTGCCCCTGCGCCGGACCGAGCGTTACCGGAGCGGTGAAGGCGAGCGTCCCATCCGCCGGCTTCCGCCAATAGCGGGTAAAGTTGTTATCGCCGCTTCCGGCGCTGCCGGCGAGATGAACCGCATCCCCGCGCCCCCGGATTTGAGGAGACTTGACGTTCCCCGACTCGGGAACGGTTGTCTGACCGATGAAGTCAATCGCCGGCGCCTGCGCCCAGGCGACCCGCTGCGCTCCCGGCGCCCCCCACGCGCTGACGGTCAGCACAAGGATCGTCAGCGCGAACAGCATACGATTCATAGCATCCCTCATCGTGTCGCCATCCCTGGCGGCGCGTCCGACCGACAGACGGCGCCAACCAAGATGGTCGCGTCGTTGCTACGGTTGGGTAATCGTCACAGTATCGAACACCATGCCGCCAATGGCGCGCGTGTACAACCCGGCGGCGCCGGATGTCAGGCGCGCATCGCGCGTCTCAATCGTCATCTGACCGTTGAAAAACGCCTGCAACCGATCGCCGTTGACACTGAACATGATCGTGTTCCATCGGCGTGGTTCATACCCCGGCGCATCGAGGCTCGCCAGAAGCGTCACCGTCCCATCGGAGACGCGCTCGATCTGGTGCTTTGGGCGGTCCTCATACCCATTCCGAATGATTCGATAGCGGTAGTATGATCCGTCCTGATAGCGCGCGATCAGTCCGACATTGGCATTGTCCTGATCGTAGAAACCGGCGCTGATGGTATAGTCGCTCCAGGACGCATCGCCGATGAGCGCTGCCGTTTCGTGGATGCTCGGATCGCGCAGCGGCGGAACCGTTCGATCCTGACGCAACACGCCATCGACGACAACCCACAGCGCTCGTCGTTCCGCCGGTGCCTCCTCGAGATCGACGATCCGCCAACCGTTCAGCGCATCGGACCCCTCGAATGACGCGGTTGCCAGGGTCGCGCCGGACTGCGGCGCTGTGACGTCCGCAGGCGCCGGAGGAGCGGGCGGAACCGTCGGGGTCGGCGGAACGGTCGGCAGAATCAGAATCGGCTCCTCCGTCTGACTCGACGATGTCGGTGCGCTGAGCGCGAGCGCCGATGCCAGCAACAGCACCGTCAGCGCGGCAATGAGCAGTGAAGAACGTGATTGTTTCATAGATTGTGTGCATCGCCCGTCACATCATGAGGGACGCTGCGATGCTTCCTCCTTTCATCAATAGCGGGAAAAACAGTGCGCCCGTGAATGAATGGTTTGCAGGAGAGAAAAGATTCTCTGCGCAGTTTGACAGGCTCACGATGACGAGGACCCAAGATGATAGAGAGACGCATATGCAGGATTCTCGAAGGACGAGGTGAGATGCCAGCGATCATGTCGATAGCCTTCAGATTATGGCACACGATGGCAGAGGTTGTCAAGGCGCTATCGGCAATCTCCGCCACAGTTGGAGATCATACCCTCGATCGGTGCGAATGGTGATCAGTTCATACTGCTGCTGCAAAACAGCCGCCCCGCCAAAATAGTCCTCCCAGAAACGCGGGATATAGGTCGGCTTACGAACATTGAGCACATACTCAGGATCGCGTTTCTCATGTCCTGCCGGACCGCTCCCCATTCCCTCCACCGCCACCCGCGCGATGTGCCGGTCGGTCAAACCGTGCAGGTCAATCGTTTCACGCTGTGAATAGTAGGCAATCGCGCCGATCCCCGCTGCTGCAACGCTCGCATCCGGCGGTGTATTTCGATTGAGCCACAGACCCAGATCTGCCCATATCCAGACGCTTTCATCGTTTCCGATCACCCGCTGCTCCAGCGCCTCGCCACGGTTCAATCCCAGCCATGCCGCTATCGCCACCGCAACTGTCGCGGTTGCATACGCGAGCCGCGGCGCACGACGCGCAAGAGCGCTAAGGGTCAGGGCAGAGAGACCGGTTATGATCAGAATCGCCAGCAATGGAATGATCGGCGCAAAGAATCGTTCCCCCGGAAAATGATCGCCTCCAATGGAGATAATGTAGGCCGTGTAGGCAGTACAAATCAGCCAGAGATACCCCGTCGGCGTCATCAGCGCATCGTGCCATTGGTTCCTCGAAGAACGATCAGCAAACGCCGCCAACGGCGCCGCAGCAGCGAAAAGCAGGAGCGGACCGCCGAAAATCAACGCAAAATCGACAGCGTAATCCAGCCCGCGCAGCCACTGCTGCGCTCCTCCGCCGGTCTTCGCATAGAACGTGTTGGGAAGGAGATCGCCGTAATATTGCCAACGCCAGGCGAAGTACGGCGCAAACAGACTGAGAAACGCCACAATGAGCGGCGACGCTGATCGCACGGCGGATTGTGCTCGCATGATCAGGGACTCGCCGGTCTTCGACTCATTGCGCAGGGCAACGAAGAACCGGTGTCCAACCGTTAACCCGAAAACCATAACCCCCTCTGGTCGAGTCAGCGCCGCAAGAGCGAAGATTACGCCGGCGAAGAGATACCACTGTGAGCGTCGAGTTCGATACGCCGATAGATACATGCCACAACCCAGCAGGATGAGGAGCGTAAAGAACCCTGTCTCCATACCGGCGCCTCGCGCGGTATACACGAGCAGACTCTGGCTGCTTGCCGCCAGGAGCGTGGCGGCAAGCCCCCACCCTGGACCGATCAGCGGCACTGCGATACGGTAGGAAACCAGAGTGATCGCCAGACCGATGACGATGCCGGCGGCATATCCCCAGAACACCGGATCGCCGCCGAGCCGGATGGTCAGCGCTGCGAGCATTGTCCAGAGGAAATTCGTGTATCCCTCGACCCGTTCACCAGGATTGAAGACCAGTCCATGCCCGGCGACCAGATTGCGCGCGTAGTGGAACGAAATGAAGGCATCATCGGTAAACGCCAGCGGCCAGATGACACCGCTGTAGCCGACTAGCGCCGTCAATGCCGCCAGCCCGATGCGCGCCGGTGTCGCCTGTGCGATAAAGACGCTCAGCGCAGCGGCCGTCAGGGTGGGGAATGCAAACCAGGTACATGGCAGGGCAGTCGGACGATAGAGCGTTGCAGCCGTCATTAGTGCCAGCGTGTGAATTGCAACGACCGCCAGTGCGGGCCAGCGCGCAGCGCGTCGGCGAATGCTTCCCCACAGAACCATCAGACCCACGGGAGCGCCAAACGCCAGTATCCAATCGAGCGCCGGAGTCGGCTGAATGACCAGACGACTCACCAGCAACCCCAGATCACGGTTGTCGTCAGCAGGGCGAAAGGGACGCGTGGAAAACCCAAATCGCATGCCCGCGTCTCCTCCTGCTGGCGCGAGAAGAAAACGGTAGGTGCGCGCTTCACGATCCGGAGTGACTTCCGTGAGCAACCGGTCATTCAGCAAAAAGCGGATGGGTTGCGGTCCTTCCGGATGAAGTGATTGCGCTGTCAGCGTTATCACATAGGTTCGCCCACTCTTGTGGCGGAGCGGCAGACGCGCCTCAGCGCTGCCCGCCGACCAGCGGTAGGTGAACGAACCATTCTGCTCGACCCCATACCAACCCCTGCCATCAAGCCTGTCGCGTGCTTCATCGAACGTGTATCGCACTGGATTGTGTTGCACGACGATCAGGTAAGCGGCACAGAGCGCAATAAGAACCGCAAGGATAAGAAGTTCACTATAGATGGCGTATCTCGCCCGACGGGGTAATCCTGCCGTTCTATCGGTCAAATGAGATTGTCCTAATGAGCGAATCATATGTTTCTTTGCAGCGAAAGCGCAATGTAGCGCGAGCAGTGGAAGGATGGAGCGTTTCCCGTATTCTACATCTTCTGTGCCAGTGCATCGATGCGCCGCTGAATGGTTTGCAGATGAGCATCAGAAACGACAATACTGATCAATCGCGCCGGAAGAGCCGGATCGGGCATCGCATTTGCGCGCAAAAGCACACGATGTTCGCCAGGGGGCAGAAGCAGGTGGATCGACAATCGGACGCCTGCTGGTTCGACAAGCCGATCACCCAGCAGATGCTGATCAAACAGCAGCATAACCTGACGCGCTTCTGCGTAGGATCGCACGTCGAGCGACAGACGAACCGGCGCATCGTGCTCCCCGGCATTCACCAGCACGATTTCCCCCTCCGGTCCCATCCAGCGCCAGCGCCGATCGCCGTCTCGCTCTTCGGTATGCCATCCATCGCCGAATGATGCGTATGCAACTGTCCCCGAATCCATTGTCGGCACACGGTATGCGCTCAACTCCTCGTCTGCGTACACCGGCGCAAGATCGCCAAGCGCCTGCCGCAGCGCCGCCTGAAGCTCCGCACGACGTTCCGGCGCGACCCACGCCCAGTGGATGATGATATGACGCACGCCATAGGCATTGAACTCCTTCAATCGGTTATCTGCTCGATCAACAAAGAGATGGGTATCGTCAGGTCGCATTGTCCAGAGTTGACGCACCCCCGGCGCCTGTTCGACAAACCGGTAGCGCGGCGGACGTGAGACGAATCCGCCGACTAACGGCTGCCCATGCACGATCTGCGCCTTGAGCGGCAGGCTGGCTTCGAGCAACGGCGGTATCTCGATAACCGCTCCGGGAACGGCGGATATCTGGGCGTAGTAGGGATGGATACGGAATGGGAAGAGCGACCAGTGTGGCGGCGCGTACTCGAAAGCGATGGCTGCCAGCGTCACTCCCGCCAGCAGATACCCGTGGCGATGAGTCGCCCGCTGACGTAACGCCTGAAGTCCAAGCGCCGCGAGCGGCGCCAGCATCAGAGTTGCAATAACGACAAAGTGACTGGGACGACGCGCCAGTTCCAGTCCTGGCAGCGCCAGCAGAATCTGATACGGCAATGGGATCGCGGTCCGCGTTGCGCCGATGTGAACGAGAGGACCAAGCGACAACACAATAGCCGCCAGTCCGATCACCGCCCAGCGCCATGCGTTGCTGCGCGCCAGCGCCAGCGCAGCCGTCGCCAGCGCCAGCGCTGTATAGCCGAGCGCGATATTCCAGGCGCCGATGTAGGGATGCCATGTGCGCACCAGCGTCTCCACAGCGCTTCCCCACAATGGATGCAGACCGTTGGGAAGGAACAAATCATAGAGATTGGCGGAATGAATCAGGATAAGGTCGAGCGGATTGGACGGGTCGAACCGCATACCAATGACACCGGTCGTCGTAAGAGCAGTGCGTCCCGCCGCGATGAGCAACGGCAGCAGCAGCGTTACACCACTCGCGGCGGTGAACATAAACTGCCGGAGCATCGGAACTCGCCGCTCACGCGCGGCGCCTGCCAGCCAGATTGCTGCAAACAAGAGGGTGTAGACCCCGAAAAAGAACAGGTAGTACCAGCTCGTGTATCCCGTCAGCGCCAGAAAGACGCCGGCGATCAGCGCATCGCGCCGCCGCAAATCTTCAACCGCGCGTAACAGGAAGAACGCATAGAACGCCGCCCATTGCAGCGTGATCATCTCCAGTTGACCATCCCAGATTTTCGTCAGGTGAAACGGCGAAAAGGCGAAGATGGCGCCGCCGATGAACGCCGCCAGACGATCCCCGCTCACCCGCAGCGCCAGGGCGTACCCGCCGACACCCGACAGAACCAGCGCCGTCAGAACAGCGGCATTGTATGCGGCAATCGGACCAAAGAGCGCCGTCACCGGCAGAAACAGAATGCCATTGCTGATGTTGAGCGTTTGCAGTGTGAGATCGACGCCTTGTGGATAGAACAGCAGGGGTGTAAAGAACGGATTGGTCGGCGTCGCCAGCGCGCGATGCACCCACCAGAGGTTCCAGACGTTTTGCCATCCATCGACTTCCGCGATTGGACCGCCAGGGATAGCCGTGGTAAAAACCGGCAGCACCGGCGCCATAATGATCAGGCTGAGCGCCAGGTAGCCAAGCGTCGGCAGCATAGAGGCGCTAGTTCTGACTCTCTGCCACATCGTCTTCAGGTGCGTCCTGGTCGCCGGCGCACGCCCGGACGCTGCGCAACGATCAGGAGCATCGAGCGCGCCGGAGGGATTGCGCGTGTCGCGCCCCAGAGCAGCGCTTTGCCCAACCAGCGGTGCGGGTGACGCAAGAGCCGCGACCATTCCAGCCCAACCCGCTCCCATGGGTCGCCATAGATGCGCTGTTGAACGACCAATCCTGCCTGATCGAGCATCCAGCAGATCTGGCGCATACTGTAGAGCCGGCTATGGGTGTAGTAGCGCGCCTCCGCTTTCAGGTTCGCCCAATGTTGAAACTCGTCATCGTGCTCGAACGGCCGAAGCAGCAGAATATCTGCCAGCACCCGCAAGCGACTCTTCAAATAGAACTGGTTCGGCGTCGAGATCAGGAGGTATCCTCCCGGAACCAGCAATTCCCGCATGGTTGCCAGTGCGTCGATTGGCGGATTCGCAAGATGCTCGATAACTTCCGAGAAGATGATCAGATCGAACGACTCTGGCGGGTAAGGCGGCGGTTCGGTATCGATATTCCAGCGACGCACCTCGACCCCTAGACGGCGCCACAATTCCGCGCGATGTTCCGGGAAGAGATCGGTGCCGCAGACACAGTACCCGGCGCGCACCAGCGCCTGGGTGAACAACCCCGGATTGACCCCGATTTCGAGTGCGCAGCTGCCTGCGTCCGGCGGAATGGCTGCCAGGAGCATGGCAAAACGATCACGGTGCAGGCGGAAGTAGTCGCGCTTGCCATCCGGCGGAATGGCTGCTTCGACATCGGCAAGGATGTGGCGAATATGACGTTGGACAATCACGCGCATGATTGTACCACATGTTCAGCACTATTCAGCGCCTTCACACCTGAAACCTTCTCACTTTCGACACGCAACACTCTGCCCTTCTTACTTTTTTGAACCACAGAGACGCAGAGAGCGCAGAGGGACGCCAGAAGTGCGCCTTTGCACCTGCGGTCCCGACTGCGCTTTTGTCTTTGATCTAACGTTCAATATTCAACGTGCCACATGGAACCTTCACCGTCGCGATGCTCCATCGCGACGTTCGCACCTGCAACCCGCCCATTGCATTACAACATCCCTCTCCCTTTCAATTCCAGATACTTCTCGATAACCGCCACACTGAGCCGATGAGCAGGAACATCGAGGGTCAGCACGCCAGTCCGGTGCAGCGTTTCGAGGACGACGCGCCGTTCTGCCAGCAGCATTTCCGCCACCCCGCGCCGGTACACGTCGCTCGTGTCGGTCGGCGGTCGCCCGACAAGTCGGGTCACGTTCGGATCGGAGAGAACCACGCACAGGATCAGGTGACGCCGCGCCATCCGTGCCATGTGCGCGATCAGATCGCGCGCCGCATCGAGGGTCACCAGATCGGTGAACACGATGACCAGTGATCGTCGCCTGTGCCTGGCGCTCAGATAGGTCAGTGCGCGTGCATAGTCGGACTCGACTGGCTCGAACTGGACGTTGTACAACGTCTCGAGCATGCGGTAGAACTGGCTTTTGCCGCGTCTGGGAGACAGATAGGTGCGCACGTCGTCAGCGAACGTCAGCATGCCCGCGTGATCGCCTTTGAGGGTGACCACATACGAGAGCAGCAGTGTTGCATTGATGGCGTAGTCGAGCCGGGCAAGGCTGATATCGCCATCCTCAACCGGCGCGCGCATGAGGCGACCGGTGTCGATGACGCTGATGATATACCGGCTGCGTTCGGTTTCATATTCGGCAGCAATCGGCTTCCCCCGGCGCGCGGTCGCTTTCCAGTTGATCCGCCGAAACTCATCGTCGGGGCGATATTCGCGCAGACGCTCGAACTCAACTCCCTGCCCGAAGATGCGCGCCGGGCGCAACCCCATTTCGAGGAGTAGACCTTTGCGCGCCAGGAGATCATACGTGCGAATATCCAGGACATTCGGATACACCTTGAACGCCGCCTCTGCCGGGTATCGCGCCTGCTGCACGAATGTACCAAATACGCTGAGATAGCGAATATTGATATTGCCAAACGTGTAGTCGCCACGCCGTACTGGTCTCAGATGGTAGCGCGCTTCGAGCAGCGCGAATGGTTCGACTTTTCCTGTCACAATGGTTGCGTCGGCGGGGATGTCGTCCGGGTGCTCGTCACGGATTTGCAGGGTCAACGGGCGGCGAGCGCGGCTGGCGATGAGGATGGTTACCGGATTATTGGCGCCAAGGGAAAGGCGCGAATCGTGGATGCGTTCGACCTCAAGTGCAGCGGGTCGGTCGGTCAGCAGATAATCGGCGACCACCAGCGCCGCCACGACAACAAGATAAGCGACTGCAATCCAGAGCATGAGTGGCGTAAGCGCCACCCCGGCAACCAGCGCCGCTCCGGGGAGCAGGAGAAGATAGAGCCGCAGTGTCGGAATCATGCGTTTAACCGTGACGAGTGACGAGTGATGCGTGACGAGTGGTGAGTGACGAGTGATGAATAACCCCTCACCCCTCACGCCTCTTGCCTCACGCCTCACGCCTCGCTCCTCGCGTCTCACCCCTCACGCCTCGTTCGCTGGATCGTCCACGAAGGACACGAAGCGGCACGAAGGATGTTCCGCCTCGTGTTCACCGTGGACGTGGCGCCGCCACGCCCCTACGTGCAACCTTACTACGTTCAACGTTGGCAGGTGTAACGCTCCTCACGCCTCACGCCTCTTGCCTCACGCCTCACGCCTCTTGCCTCTTGCCTCTTGCCTCACGCCTCTTGCCTCTTGCCTCACGCCCCTTGCCTCTTGCTTCACGCCTCTTGCCTCGCTCCTCGCGTCTCACCCCTCACGCCTCGTTCGCTGGATCGTCCACGAAGGACACGAAGCGGCACGAAGGATGTTCCGCCTCGTGTTCACCGTGGACGTAGCGCCGCCACGCCCCTACGTGCAACCTTACCACGTTCAACGTTGGCAGGTGTAACGCTCCTCACGCCTCTTGCCTCACGCCTCACGCCTCGCTCCTCGCGTCTCACCCCTCACGCCTCGTTCGCTGGATCGTCCACGAAGGACACGAAGCGGCACGAAGGATGTTCCGCCTCGTGTTCACCGTGGACGTGGCGCCGCCACGCCCCTACGTGCAACCTTACTACGTTCAACGTTGGCAGGTGTAACGCTCCTCACGCCTCACGCCTCTTGCCTCACGCCTCACGCCTCTTGCCTCACGCCTCTTGCCTCTTGCCTCACGCCTCTTGCCTCTTGCCTCATGCCTCTTGCCTCTTGCCTCACGCCTCTTGCCTCTCACCTCTCACCTCTCGCCTCTCACCTCGGTACGTCGACCCGTGCCAGAATCCGCGCCATCACTGTGTCGGGCGTCAATCCTTCGATCTCGGCTTCCGGCTTCAAAATGATACGGTGACGGTAGACCGGTCGCACCAGCAACTTGACATCATCAGGGATGACGTAGGCGCGGTTCTGCATGGCAGCCCAGGTTTTGGCGGCGAGGAGCAGGCTGATCGAAGCGCGCGGACTCCCGCCGAGCATCAGATCGAGACTTTTGCGACTCGCCTGCGCAATGTCGGTAATATACTTCAGAATGCCATCATCTACCTGCACCTGGCGTATCTCGGCGCGACACTGCGCCAGGATTGCGTTATTCATCACCGGACGCAACCCAATGTCGTCCAGACGATGAGCATCGAAGCCGGCGTGATAGCGCCGCAGTACTTCGATCTCGATCTCCTGCGGTGCATAGTCAACAATCACTTTGAACAAGAAGCGGTCGAGTTGCGCTTCTGGCAGCGGATAGGCGCCTTCGTACTCAATAGGATTCTGTGTCGCAAGGACGAAGAACGGCTCTGGCAGCGGCAGCCGTTGCCCTTCGATTGTCACCTGGCGTTCCTCCATGGCTTCGAGCAGTGCGCTCTGCGTCTTTGCCGGCGCGCGGTTGATCTCATCGCCGAGCAAAATGTTGGTGAACACCGGTCCTTTGTGCAGACGAAATTGCCCTGTGCCCATCTCGAAGACCTGCGTACCGATCACATCAGAGGGCATCAGATCGGGAGTGAACTGCACCCGTTTGAACTCTGCGTTGACCAGCATCGCCAGCGTCTTCGCCATCAACGTCTTGGCGGTGCCGGGCACGCCCTCGAGCAGCACATGACCGCCACAGAACAGCGCAATCATCATCTGCGTTAACGGCTCGTCCTGTCCGACGATCACTCT
This region includes:
- a CDS encoding 3-keto-disaccharide hydrolase produces the protein MKQSRSSLLIAALTVLLLASALALSAPTSSSQTEEPILILPTVPPTPTVPPAPPAPADVTAPQSGATLATASFEGSDALNGWRIVDLEEAPAERRALWVVVDGVLRQDRTVPPLRDPSIHETAALIGDASWSDYTISAGFYDQDNANVGLIARYQDGSYYRYRIIRNGYEDRPKHQIERVSDGTVTLLASLDAPGYEPRRWNTIMFSVNGDRLQAFFNGQMTIETRDARLTSGAAGLYTRAIGGMVFDTVTITQP
- a CDS encoding ArnT family glycosyltransferase; protein product: MTDRTAGLPRRARYAIYSELLILAVLIALCAAYLIVVQHNPVRYTFDEARDRLDGRGWYGVEQNGSFTYRWSAGSAEARLPLRHKSGRTYVITLTAQSLHPEGPQPIRFLLNDRLLTEVTPDREARTYRFLLAPAGGDAGMRFGFSTRPFRPADDNRDLGLLVSRLVIQPTPALDWILAFGAPVGLMVLWGSIRRRAARWPALAVVAIHTLALMTAATLYRPTALPCTWFAFPTLTAAALSVFIAQATPARIGLAALTALVGYSGVIWPLAFTDDAFISFHYARNLVAGHGLVFNPGERVEGYTNFLWTMLAALTIRLGGDPVFWGYAAGIVIGLAITLVSYRIAVPLIGPGWGLAATLLAASSQSLLVYTARGAGMETGFFTLLILLGCGMYLSAYRTRRSQWYLFAGVIFALAALTRPEGVMVFGLTVGHRFFVALRNESKTGESLIMRAQSAVRSASPLIVAFLSLFAPYFAWRWQYYGDLLPNTFYAKTGGGAQQWLRGLDYAVDFALIFGGPLLLFAAAAPLAAFADRSSRNQWHDALMTPTGYLWLICTAYTAYIISIGGDHFPGERFFAPIIPLLAILIITGLSALTLSALARRAPRLAYATATVAVAIAAWLGLNRGEALEQRVIGNDESVWIWADLGLWLNRNTPPDASVAAAGIGAIAYYSQRETIDLHGLTDRHIARVAVEGMGSGPAGHEKRDPEYVLNVRKPTYIPRFWEDYFGGAAVLQQQYELITIRTDRGYDLQLWRRLPIAP
- a CDS encoding class I SAM-dependent methyltransferase, producing the protein MRVIVQRHIRHILADVEAAIPPDGKRDYFRLHRDRFAMLLAAIPPDAGSCALEIGVNPGLFTQALVRAGYCVCGTDLFPEHRAELWRRLGVEVRRWNIDTEPPPYPPESFDLIIFSEVIEHLANPPIDALATMRELLVPGGYLLISTPNQFYLKSRLRVLADILLLRPFEHDDEFQHWANLKAEARYYTHSRLYSMRQICWMLDQAGLVVQQRIYGDPWERVGLEWSRLLRHPHRWLGKALLWGATRAIPPARSMLLIVAQRPGVRRRPGRT
- a CDS encoding DUF58 domain-containing protein codes for the protein MIPTLRLYLLLLPGAALVAGVALTPLMLWIAVAYLVVVAALVVADYLLTDRPAALEVERIHDSRLSLGANNPVTILIASRARRPLTLQIRDEHPDDIPADATIVTGKVEPFALLEARYHLRPVRRGDYTFGNINIRYLSVFGTFVQQARYPAEAAFKVYPNVLDIRTYDLLARKGLLLEMGLRPARIFGQGVEFERLREYRPDDEFRRINWKATARRGKPIAAEYETERSRYIISVIDTGRLMRAPVEDGDISLARLDYAINATLLLSYVVTLKGDHAGMLTFADDVRTYLSPRRGKSQFYRMLETLYNVQFEPVESDYARALTYLSARHRRRSLVIVFTDLVTLDAARDLIAHMARMARRHLILCVVLSDPNVTRLVGRPPTDTSDVYRRGVAEMLLAERRVVLETLHRTGVLTLDVPAHRLSVAVIEKYLELKGRGML
- a CDS encoding AAA family ATPase — its product is MITHDIATALRTEAARVIVGQDEPLTQMMIALFCGGHVLLEGVPGTAKTLMAKTLAMLVNAEFKRVQFTPDLMPSDVIGTQVFEMGTGQFRLHKGPVFTNILLGDEINRAPAKTQSALLEAMEERQVTIEGQRLPLPEPFFVLATQNPIEYEGAYPLPEAQLDRFLFKVIVDYAPQEIEIEVLRRYHAGFDAHRLDDIGLRPVMNNAILAQCRAEIRQVQVDDGILKYITDIAQASRKSLDLMLGGSPRASISLLLAAKTWAAMQNRAYVIPDDVKLLVRPVYRHRIILKPEAEIEGLTPDTVMARILARVDVPR